Proteins encoded together in one Onychomys torridus chromosome 1, mOncTor1.1, whole genome shotgun sequence window:
- the Lcor gene encoding ligand-dependent corepressor isoform X4 has protein sequence MQRMIQQFAAEYTSKNSSTQDPSQPNSTKNQSLPKASPVSTSPTAATTQNPVLSKLLMADQDSPLDLTVRKSQSEPSEQDGVLDLSTKKSPCASSTSLSHSSGCSSTQGNGENSAEASTIDSNHPSKPPLEKFMVKLCTHHQKQFIRVLSDLYTESQPGTEALQPLDPTVMDVSTCNAACAQLSSRQDEKGDVCLDGKSPASVKLFLDSSGSPSSLSVTEQDVKEPPPETDSVDGRENALTIVQKDSSELPDIQPDSRRSADSPTVECLTTLDSSSFNSLHSSKSLEGQTTGQEQDMSVKPCEDGEDHAPASVESLTAVDVAAENTEEGGGCIVSQRNSFKALSEEKWDSGFMGNSSRTADKENTLQCSSKTSLHQDLEADEQDARPKQENHLHSLGRNKVGYQTYPSDKGHFDHSKGDWLAPSPTPAVHRASNGHSRTKMIAASIKTARKSKRASGLRINDYDNQCDVVYISQPITECHFENQRSILSSRKTARKSTRGYFFNGDCCELPTVRTLARNLRSQEKGSCSPIAPEIVATPKQTLTVPTSKHIVGMQLPIDVQLPTVGAQLPTDVQLPTVDVQLSTVGVQLPTDVQHPTDVQLPTVGVQLLEEDSPDDLRKERTSLEEGGKHTSSAKEYQEPEVCLTVDEQDPSSSPTPGETTACSPACLLPAHLPDEDMPNVPEGDTVVSPPTASVLSFLEQDQPAASLLESEEMHTLQECHLASTTRSTPSISGEDGEDQLCRPQCSPETDIREEHSLCSENEIPTVGFDPPLSLELSEHDQSISNEAETGDIPGETLLLKAALPLLESSIVSGENPGETEEGEATSGTGQLEMHNSDRKHSPEHDLSEASFDSPEENVDKKKKGKKLPETSDRCLRSQLVDSSSVDRYPGSQGLDSSTACSEMEVSKNPTVKRSKREGHSGRASPEGSVIDSIHTDDLEDTENPSVGERPSDEEDIKQEGEGVGVITRQTFKSMLAKEVKREQRETSPSSDPTTVGQPLPGENLEINVWSKIDERDAHVPSESIPCKRDWEQVKEKPGYIATQDVEAFVSEVDIEDVHSKDDAGLAPSSLAGISASQNGDPAGPPKLVTRPKRLPSSTYNLRHAHCVDALDTTKVTSEKQVTQVNPAPKENEASESVEPLDEDDTDTVVEEQPKFVGWCAEEENQELIANFNAQYLKVQKGWIQVEKEVQPTARAKSKSDKLKEIWKSKKRSRKCRGSLEVQRFSPVQMLFMTNFKLSNICKWFLETTETRSLVIVKKLNTRLPGDIPLVKHPLQKYPPSTLYPSSLQAERLKKHLKKFPGAMPARNNWKTQKLWAKLRENPGQVEPEAASDISFGPNSEDIVEEVGQGRNSHPPANLPTPASTRILRKYSNIRGKLRAQRLDSSLGGASEIKQGRKSVCINPLMSPRLALRVGADGFPVTPKRAEGRKRRRGKQMPETLLKVEGQNKRKRAEGSGTQDDKDKGPTTKASRGLSAKKLAAKDRVSQLSKKMTLKENKVRICKKAPGKSCPPSRKEKENANKRPSHPAAASEVLTKPAKQRGAGDASAKPPKARGRNRKLSSGRGRARPLTKSPENQAAQRKRKLKAKLDSSQSKRRRLDSK, from the coding sequence tGAGAATTCAGCAGAGGCATCAACAATAGATTCTAACCATCCATCAAAGCCCCCACTGGAGAAGTTTATGGTCAAACTGTGCACGCATCATCAGAAGCAATTCATTCGCGTCCTGAGTGACCTATACACCGAATCTCAGCCAGGCACTGAGGCCCTGCAGCCTTTAGATCCCACAGTGATGGATGTCTCCACTTGCAATGCAGCTTGTGCCCAGCTGAGCAGCAGACAAGATGAAAAGGGTGATGTGTGTCTCGATGGGAAGTCTCCTGCTTCTGTAAAGCTGTTCCTAGACTCCTCGGGTTCCCCTAGCTCTCTGAGTGTGACTGAACAAGATGTGAAGGAGCCACCTCCCGAGACAGACTCTgtagatggaagagagaatgccTTGACCATTGTCCAGAAAGATTCCTCTGAACTTCCAGACATTCAACCTGACTCCAGAAGATCAGCAGACAGTCCCACTGTGGAATGCCTCACTACATTGGATTCTTCCTCTTTTAACTCCCTCCACAGTTCCAAAAGCTTAGAGGGGCAAACCACTGGACAGGAACAAGACATGAGCGTGAAACCCTGTGAGGATGGTGAAGACCATGCCCCAGCCTCAGTCGAAAGTCTGACTGCAGTGGATGTGGCAGCTGAGAATACTGAAGAGGGTGGTGGCTGTATTGTTTCTCAAAGAAACTCATTCAAAGCTTTATCAGAAGAGAAATGGGACTCGGGGTTTATGGGAAACTCATCTAGAACTGCAGACAAAGAGAATACTTTACAGTGTAGCTCAAAAACATCCTTACACCAGGATTTAGAGGCAGATGAACAAGATGCAAGGCCAAAGCAAGAGAACCATCTTCATTCACTAGGTAGAAACAAGGTGGGTTACCAGACATACCCCAGTGACAAGGGCCATTTTGATCATTCCAAAGGTGATTGGTTAGCTCCCAGCCCCACACCAGCTGTACACAGAGCATCCAATGGTCACTCTCGAACCAAGATGATAGCAGCCTCTATCAAGACTGCTCGGAAGAGTAAGAGGGCATCAGGCTTGAGGATAAATGATTATGACAACCAGTGTGATGTTGTTTATATCAGTCAACCAATAACAGAatgccactttgaaaatcaaagaTCCATATTGTCTTCTCGGAAAACAGCCCGAAAGAGTACCCGGGGATACTTTTTTAATGGTGATTGTTGTGAATTGCCAACTGTTCGCACACTGGCCAGAAATTTACGCTCCCAAGAAAAGGGAAGCTGTTCACCGATAGCACCAGAGATAGTGGCGACTCCCAAGCAGACTCTTACAGTTCCCACCTCAAAGCATATAGTAGGTATGCAGCTTCCCATAGATGTGCAGCTTCCCACAGTAGGTGCGCAGCTTCCCACAGATGTGCAGCTTCCCACAGTTGATGTACAGCTTTCCACAGTAGGTGTGCAGCTTCCCACAGATGTGCAGCATCCAACAGATGTGCAGCTTCCCACGGTAGGTGTGCAACTTCTGGAGGAAGATAGCCCTGACGATCTTAGGAAGGAAAGAACCTCCCTTGAGGAAGGAGGCAAACACACGTCATCAGCAAAAGAGTATCAGGAACCAGAGGTTTGCCTTACTGTGGATGAACAGGACCCTAGCAGCTCCCCTACTCCAGGAGAGACCACAGCCTGTAGCCCAGCGTGTCTTCTGCCTGCACACCTCCCTGATGAGGATATGCCTAATGTCCCAGAAGGCGACACTGTAGTCTCACCTCCAACAGCAAGTGTACTATCTTTCCTTGAGCAAGACCAGCCAGCAGCTTCTCTTCTGGAGTCAGAGGAAATGCATACACTCCAGGAGTGTCACCTGGCTTCCACAACCAGAAGCACCCCCTCCATCTCTGGGGAAGATGGTGAAGACCAGCTATGTAGACCTCAGTGTTCTCCTGAAACAGACATCAGAGAAGAACATTCTCTGTGCTCAGAAAATGAAATTCCTACTGTGGGTTTCGATCCTCCCCTGAGTCTAGAACTGTCTGAGCATGACCAAAGCATCAGTAATGAGGCGGAGACTGGAGATATCCCTGGGGAGACGCTGTTGCTAAAAGCCGCCCTGCCCCTACTGGAAAGCAGCATTGTCAGTGGTGAGAACCCGGGTGAGACCGAGGAAGGTGAGGCAACCAGTGGGACTGGACAGCTGGAGATGCATAACAGTGATAGAAAACATTCACCAGAACATGATCTGAGTGAGGCCAGCTTTGACTCACCCGAAGAGAACGTGGACAAGAAGAAAAAGGGCAAAAAGCTCCCTGAGACCTCTGATAGGTGCCTAAGAAGTCAACTTGTAGATTCATCCTCTGTTGACAGGTACCCAGGAAGCCAAGGTTTAGATTCATCCACTGCTTGTTCTGAAATGGAGGTTTCTAAAAATCCTACTGTAAAGCGTTCTAAAAGAGAAGGGCACTCTGGTAGGGCAAGCCCCGAGGGCTCAGTGATTGACAGCATCCATACAGATGATCTGGAGGACACCGAAAACCCTAGTGTTGGTGAACGTCCCTCTGATGAAGAAGATATCAAGCAGGAGGGTGAAGGAGTTGGAGTCATCACAAGGCAGACTTTTAAAAGCATGCTGGCAAAGGAAGTTAAAAGAGAACAAAGGGAGACTTCCCCAAGCAGTGACCCCACCACAGTTGGCCAGCCACTGCCTGGGGAGAACCTGGAAATTAATGTCTGGTCCAAAATAGATGAGAGAGATGCACATGTGCCCTCAGAAAGCATTCCTTGTAAGAGGGACTGGGAGCAGGTAAAAGAGAAGCCGGGATACATTGCCACACAGGATGTGGAAGCCTTTGTGAGTGAGGTAGACATTGAGGATGTCCACTCTAAAGATGATGCTGGCCTTGCTCCGTCTAGCTTAGCTGGGATATCAGCCAGTCAGAATGGTGATCCTGCTGGGCCACCAAAATTGGTAACAAGGCCTAAGAGATTGCCTTCGTCAACTTACAACCTGAGACATGCTCATTGTGTGGATGCCTTGGACACTAcaaaagtgacttctgaaaagCAAGTCACACAAGTCAACCCAGCACCAAAGGAAAATGAAGCTTCTGAGAGTGTGGAGCCCTTGGATGAGGATGATACAGACACAGTGGTGGAAGAACAGCCCAAGTTCGTGGGATGGTGTGCAGAGGAGGAGAACCAGGAGCTGATCGCCAACTTCAATGCCCAGTACCTGAAAGTTCAGAAGGGCTGGATCCAGGTGGAGAAAGAAGTACAGCCAACAGCAAGAGCAAAGAGCAAGTCCGACAAGCTGAAGGAGatctggaagagcaagaagagGTCCCGAAAGTGCAGGGGTTCATTGGAGGTGCAGAGGTTCTCTCCTGTTCAGATGCTGTTTATGACAAACTTTAAACTGTCTAACATCTGTAAGTGGTTCTTAGAGACCACAGAAACTCGCTCTCTGGTCATTGTGAAGAAACTAAATACTCGTCTTCCAGGAGACATCCCCCTTGTTAAACACCCTCTTCAGAAGTACCCTCCTTCCACCTTGTACCCCAGTTCACTACAGGCAGAACGTTtgaaaaaacacttaaagaagttTCCTGGAGCCATGCCTGCTAGGAATAATTGGAAAACACAGAAGCTGTGGGCAAAACTACGAGAGAATCCCGGCCAGGTAGAGCCAGAGGCTGCCAGTGACATCAGCTTCGGCCCTAACAGTGAAGACATTGTAGAGGAAGTCGGGCAAGGTAGAAATAGCCATCCTCCCGCCAACTTGCCTACTCCAGCCAGCACCCGGATCCTTAGAAAGTATTCCAATATTCGAGGAAAGCTCAGAGCCCAGCGCCTGGACAGCTCACTGGGTGGGGCTTCTGAAATTAAGCAGGGCCGAAAGAGCGTGTGCATCAACCCGCTGATGTCCCCCAGACTGGCCCTCCGGGTGGGTGCAGATGGCTTTCCTGTCACCCCCAAGAGGGCTGAAGGACgcaagaggagaagagggaagcagATGCCTGAAACCTTGCTTAAAGTGGAAGGTCAGAACAAGCGCAAAAGAGCAGAAGGCTCCGGAACTCAGGATGATAAGGACAAGGGGCCAACAACAAAAGCCAGCAGAGGCCTTTCTGCGAAGAAGCTAGCTGcaaaggacagagtcagccaaCTATCCaagaagatgaccttgaaagaGAATAAAGTGAGAATCTGTAAAAAGGCTCCTGGGAAGAGCTGCCCACcatccaggaaagaaaaagagaatgcaAACAAAAGGCCTAGCCATCCTGCTGCAGCCTCTGAAGTGCTGACAAAGCCTGCCAAGCAAAGGGGGGCAGGAGATGCCTCTGCAAAGCCCCCCAAAGCCAGAGGGAGAAATAGGAAGCTGAGCAGTGGTAGGGGCCGAGCTAGACCCTTGACAAAAAGCCCAGAGAACCAGGctgcccagagaaagagaaagctcaAGGCCAAACTGGACTCTTCCCAGAGCAAACGTCGACGGTTAGATTCCAAGTGA